CAATGCGTCATTCCATCTCAGCAGTTGAACAGGGCTCCACTGGAAAGGAACAGAAGAGACCTGGACACCTTCTGTTCCTTTGAGAGTGAGGAGCCAGTGAATGTGCTGCTGCCTCAGGTGGCTGCGATAGTCGAAGCCGCCGAAGTTGCGGGCAGCCCCCGGCTCCCGCAGCGTCCCGTGCAGCGCGAGCCTGTCCCCGCGCTTCCATGCGGCGGCCGTTTGCTGCTCCTCCTCACGGAGCAGCCTAACAGAAACCTGCACACGTTCATGCAGGTTGCCGCCGCTGCAGCCAAGGCGGCCATGATCAGGCTCGAGGCGGTGCCGAGCGAGCCGTCCGGCAGGCAGCGGGCGACGGCATAGCCCGCTGCCCATAACACCGCAAGCGCAACAATCGGGCGCTGTTTCATAAAAACCCCTTTCCTGCAAACAAAAAAAGAACCCCTTTTTGTGTAATACAAAAAGAGGTTCTTCCTCAAAATTGGTTTAATTGACTACTTCACTTACGGTACCAGCCGGGGTGTGTAGCCATCCAACTGCCTGAAAACCATACCCCGGCTCTGCATTAGCTCTGTTACTTTCTTCATATCCTTCGGATAGGGGCGATGATACACGATCTCAGTTGCTCCACTGTTGGCCAGCATATTTGCACACGTCCAGCAAGGCTGGTCCGTTACATAAACAGTGGCACCTTCCCGGTCTTCCCGGTCAGTGAAAAGCAGTAAATTTTGTTCCGCATGGATCGTACGGATACAGCGCTGCTTGCGGATCATTTCTTCCTTGCCGTCCACCACTTTCAGCTCATATTCCTCCACCAGCATACAACCGGCCTCCGAGCAGTCCGGAACTCCCATAGGTGCTCCGTTATAAGCGGTGCCCAGCAGTTTCTTTCCTTTAACCAGAACAGCACCTACATGTCTCCTGCTGCACTGGGAACGGGTCGATGCCATATAGGCGATGTCCATGAAATAAGTGTCCCAATCTTTTCGTTCTGTCATTGCAGTAAACTCCCGGCTGTAGATATTAGGCTTGACTTGCTTCAATGGCCTGTTTTAAATCAAATAGAATATCGTCGATAAATTCCGTGCCGATAGACAAACGGATCATTCCCGGAGTAACACCTGCAGACAACTGTTCTTCAGCGTTAAGCTGCAGGTGAGTAGTGCTTGCCGGGTGAATAATTAGAGACTTGGAATCTCCCACATTGGCTAAATGGGAGAACAGTTTTACAGAGTGAATCAGCTTTTTCCCTGCTTCAACGCCTCCTTTAATCTCAAACGTCAGGATGGCCCCCTGGCCCTTCGGTAAATATTTTTGGGCGAGATTGTAAGATTCATGACTTTCCAGTCCGGCGTAGCTTACCCATTCTACCGCTTCATGCCCTTCCAAAAACTGTGCGACCTGAAGAGCATTCCGGCTGTGTCTTTCCATGCGTAAATGAAGAGTCTCCAGTCCCTGAAGCAGAAGGAATGAGTTGAACGGAGAGATCGTTGCCCCCATGTCCCGCAACAGTTGCACCCTTGCTTTCGTGATATAAGCAATCGGGCCCACCGCCTCTGTGTAGACAAGTCCGTCATAGCTTGGATCAGGTTCAGTCAGTCCGGGAAATTTGCCGCTGGCTTTCCAGTCGAATTTCCCTCCGTCTACTATAATGCCCCCGATGGAAGTACCATGTCCTCCAATGAATTTGGTTGCGGAATGAACGACAATGTCGGCACCGTGTTCAATTGGCCGTAGAAGATAAGGGCTCGGGAACGTATTGTCTACAATCAGGGGAATCCCGTGCTCATGGGCAATGGCTGCCACTTTTTCAATATCCAGAACTTTCCCTTGAGGATTGCCTATGACTTCTGCAAAAATAGCTTTTGTTTTATTCGTGATCGCTTCTCTGAAATTATCCGGTTTTGAAACATCTACAAACCGGACACGAATCCCGAGTTTAGCCAGAGTATTAGAGAACAAATTATATGTACCGCCATAAAGACTGCTGGACGAAACAATCTCATCCCCTGAGCCGGCAATATTTAATATGGCATAAGTGATGGCAGCCTGACCTGAAGCCGTGGCGAGTGCAGCAGGGGCTCCTTCCAAAGCGGCTACACGTTTTTCAAATACATCTGTCGTCGGATTCATGATCCTGGTGTAAATATTTCCAAATTCCTTAAGTCCAAATAAATCCGCGGCATGGTCGGTATCCCGGAATCCGTATGAAGTCGTTTGATACAAGGGAACTGCCCTTGAAAGCGTACTTGAATCCAAATCCTGCCCTGCATGAACCGCAAGGGTTTCGAGCGCAAATTTACGTTCTTCCGTCATGACCATTCCTCCTCTTTCTTCCCACTAAAATTTATTTGAAGATTCAAACAGTTGCTTCCATTCTCTCACATTTATCCAGAATTGAAAAGAGAGAATGATCAGTTATTAAGACGCATATAAGGGATGAGCTTGGCCAGCATTTTCTCGCCGATTCCCTTTACCTCAAGCAATTCACGGATAGAACGAAAAGTGCCTTTCTGCTGCCTGTATGCCAGTATCGCCTTGGCTTTGCTTTTCCCTATTCCGGGAAGTTCTATCAGTTGCTGTTCCGTGGCTGTGTTTATATTGACTGTCTTTTTTCCTGCTTTGTTGCTTTCTTCCTTTGCCGGTACGGGATCTATAGTTGAAACTGGTGATGTTTCTGCAATCTGTCCCGCAGGCGAAGCTAAATCAGGTGATGGTGTTTTGCTTTCTTGCTGGACGGGCGAAGCTGAAGCTGTATTTCCCTGTGTCTCAGGCTGTTTTTGCCTTTGAAGCCTCCCTTCCATCTCTTTATTTAAGGACATCAACTGATGTCCTGCCGTACCGCTTGACGTTTTCCAAAATAACCAGGCCAAACTAATCATGATCATAAAACCTATACCGGCCGCCAGCCACTTTTTATCCAGCTTTACCTTCAATTCATAAACCATCCTTCCCTCTCGAATTGTATGTAATTGGCAAAAAAACATAACCCGAAGTACTGCTTAATAGGAGACCGTTCGTTGACATAATCCATTCTGACCGTACATATACATGAGAACAACGTTGACCCCATTTTCTTGATGATGCGTCGGACTAGGATGAGGAGGGAAGCCGTCATGAGAACGGGATTTATAGGTACAGGTAGTATGGGGAGCATCCTGGTAGAGGCGTTTGTTCGCTCAAAAGCGTTAAACCCGGACCAGATTATATTGGCGAACCGGACTATAAGTAAAGCCAGCAGTCTCGCTAATTCTTATCCAGGATTGAAGGTATCCCCTTCTAATAAAGAGCTGGTGAAACAAAGCGATGTTATTTTTATTTGTGTAAAGCCCCTTGAATATAAACAGGTGGTGGATGAGATTCAACAGGGACTTCACCCGTCTCAAACCGTTGTTTCCATCACAAGCGCCGTACTGCTGAAGCATTTGGAAAATCTGCTGACCTGCAAGATTATCAAAATGATTCCAAGCATTACGAATTACACATTAAGTGGTAGCGTCTTGTGCATGTATGGTCAACGAGTGCTTCCCGAGGATAAAGAGCAATTTGAAAACCTGATCAGCCAGATCGGCTCACCGGTTTGTGTAGAGGAGGAATATACGAGAGTAAGTTCAGACCTTGCGAGCTGCGGACCGGCTTTTCTCGCTTTTTTCCTGCAGAAATGGATTGATGCTGCGGTTGAAATGACAGGCATTCCGCCTGAACATGCCACAATTTTGGCGAATGAGATGACCCTTGGAACAGGCATGCTTCTGACCAGTGGAGGATTTACTCCTTTTGAACTGCAGAAGCGCGTGTCCGTTCCGGGCGGTATAACCGCCAAGGCCCTCCACATGATGGAAAGCGAGCTAGGGAATATATTCCACCAGCTCGTTCGCATCACTCATGATAAATATGAAGAGGATCTCGCAAAGGTAGAGTATCTCTTCAAAGAAAAACAGTAAAACTTAATTGGCTACAATGTTTACCAGCTTGCCGGGCACGGCGATCACTTTGCGGATCGTTTTGCCTTCGCAGGCTTGCTTCACTTTGTCCAGTCCCTTGGCGATAGACTCCATTTCGGCTTTGTCCGTATTCTGGGCAATCTTGATGCGTTCGACGATCTTGCCATTGACCTGTACTACGATCTCTACTTCATTCTCTACCGTCCAGGCTTCTTCATAAGAAGGCCAAGGCTCGTAAGAAACTGTACTTTCCCCGCCCAGTTTTTCCCATAACTCTTCAGCTATGTGAGGGGCAATCGGAGACAGCATTTGGACAAAATCCTTCATGGCTTCGTACGGCAGCACATCGGTTTTGTACGCTTCATTGACAAAAATCATCAATTGGCTGATCGCCGTATTAAAACGCAAAGCTTCCATATCTTCGGTTACTTTCTTGACGGTTTTATGCCAAACCCGCTTGAAGGAATCACTTCCGTTCTTCTCCGTTTTACTGATCTTCCCGCTTAGTTCCCCGCTGTCATTTATGAAAAGTCTCCAGATACGGTTTAAGAAACGGTGAGCCCCTTCTACCCCGTTGGTATTCCATGGCTTTGTCACTTCAAGAGGTCCCATGAACATTTCGTACAGGCGAAGAGTATCCGCACCGTATTCATCCACGATGACATCAGGGTTTACCACATTACCGCGTGATTTGCTCATTTTCTCCATGTTTTCACCCAGGATCATGCCTTGGTTAACGAGTTTATGGAACGGCTCCTTCGTTGTGACTATACCAAGATCATACAGAACCTTGTGCCAGAAACGGGCATAAAGCAGATGAAGAACAGCGTGCTCGACTCCTCCAATGTAGAGGTCTACAGGAAGCCATTCCATCTGCTTCTCAAAAGAACAAAGCTCCTTGTCGTTATGAGGATCAATATACCGCAAATAATACCAGCAGCTTCCTGCCCATTGCGGCATTGTATTGGTCTCGCGCCGTGCTTTCATACCGGTCTCCGGGTCCACCATATTTACCCAATCCGTCACATTGGCCAGTGGAGATTCACCCGTACCGGACGGTTTGATGTGATCCACATCAGGAAGAAGCAGAGGAAGCTGATCCTCCGGAACAGTTTTTATGGTGCCGTCTTCCAGATGAAGAATAGGAATCGGCTCTCCCCAGTAACGCTGGCGGCTGAACAGCCAGTCTCTAAGCCGGTAGGTTACTTTCTCCCGTCCTTTGCCCTCTTTCTCGAGCCATTCAATCATGCGGGCAATGCCCTCTTCTTTATTCAAACTATCTAGGAATCCGGAATTAATGTGCAATCCGTCACCATCAAAGGCTTCTTTTTCCACATCTCCGCCTTCCAGCACTTCAATGATCGGCAGATCATATTGTTTCGCAAATTCCCAGTCCCGCTGGTCATGGGCCGGTACAGCCATAATGGCTCCGGTGCCGTAGCTGGATAATACGTAATCAGCAATCCAAATCGGCAGCTTGGCACCATTGACCGGATTAATCGCATAGGCTCCGGTAAATACTCCGGTTTTATCTTTAGCCAAATCAGTACGCTCCAAGTCACTCTTTCGGGCTGCTTTCTCCTGATAGTCACGCACTGCTTTCTGCTGGTCTCTGGTTGTAATAACCTTGATAAGTTCATGTTCTGGAGCAAGTACACAATAGGTAGCCCCAAACAGAGTGTCAGGACGCGTTGTAAAGACGGTTATCTTCCGGTCATGGCCCTCAATGTCAAAGGTAACTTCCGCCCCCTTGGATTTCCCGATCCAATTCCGCTGCATATCTTTAAGGCTCTCAGGCCAGTCCAGTTCCTCCAGATCATCCAGCAAACGCTCCGCATATTCCGTGATTTTAAGTACCCACTGTCGCATCGGTTTACGGATAACCGGATGGCCTCCACGCTCGCTTTTTCCGTCAATGACCTCTTCATTAGCCAATACCGTACCAAGAGCTTCACACCAGTTGACAGGTATCTCGTCCACATAAGCCAGACCCTTTTTGTAAAGTTGAATAAAAATCCATTGGGTCCATTTATAGTAATTCGGATCGGTTGTGCTTATTTCGCGATCCCAATCATAGGAAAATCCGAGTGATTTAATTTGTCTGCGAAACGTATTGATGTTTTTAACCGTAATATCACGCGGGTGTTCTCCGGTATCCAGCGCATGCTGCTCGGCGGGAAGGCCGAAAGCATCCCATCCCATCGGATGAAGGACATTGTAGCCTCTCATTCGTTTGTAGCGGGATAAAATATCCGTAGCCGTGTACCCTTCAGGGTGACCCACGTGCAGACCTGCTCCGGAAGGATAAGGGAACATATCCAGGGCATAAAATTTCGGTTTACCGGACTGTTCCTCTGTCCTGAATGTTTTGTTTTCCTCCCAATATGCCTGCCATTTCGGCTCTATGACATTCGGATTGTAGCCATTTTGTTCTTTGCTGTGCGCCATCGTTGTCTTCCTCCTTTATGAAATCCAAGCAATAACAAGGTTGAGGAAACGGCTCAACCGTCTTAAAAGACAGGAGGCGTTTCCAATTGTGAAAGGTCGGGTCTTCATGCATCTCCCCTTTATTTCTATGAAGCAAAAAACCTCCCGCCCTAGCTGGATTAGCTAGGGACGAGAGGCCTGTGTTTCCCGTGGTACCACCCTAGTTGACACGGAGCATGCTTTGCCCATGTCCACTCTGCCCTGTAACGCAGGGTAGCGTTCCGGCTAAGTACCTGCCTCAACAAAGGCAGTGTCTTCACCATCAAGCTCAAAGGTGAGTTCGTCTGGAGCACCTGTCTGCTTACACTGACCGCAGACTCTCTGGAAAAAGATGCTTGCCAGCTACTATTCCTTCTCTTCGCCAGTCCTATATACTTAGGGAAATTATAGAAAAATCAAGCCTCTTTGTCAAGCCGGGGACTTCTTTCACGGTTTTTGGGCCGCCACAAACAGCCTCCGGGTCTCCTCTGAATAGGATCCCCACTCAAAATCGCCTCCCAGAAGAAGGTTCACAAATCCTGTCTGCCTCAGAGCTTGCAGTATCCAATCCGTTCTGTAAGCCCTCTGCCGGTGGGTCTCAGTAATTTTCACATACAAAGGCAAAGCTCCATGTTCTTTCTGCTGCTCTCCCCTTGCTCCTTCCTTCCGTACAAAAAGACTCAAATTATGAGTAATCAGGCCTTTGGCGCCATCATATTCAGAGCTCCAAATATAGGATACGTCTTCATCGTCAAGCATGAACGGCTGTTCTTCCATATAATCCTCAAATTGCCGGATCGTATGAACATCAAAAAGAAGAGCCCCTCCGCTTTGCAGTCCTTCAAAACACCGCCGGAATGTCTCAAGAAGTTCCTCTTCCTTCAGCAAATAGCTGAAACAGTCACAAAAAGAAATAACGGAATCCACTTGATCGGGCAGTGTCCATTTTCTCATGTCCTGCCGGCTCCATGTAAGCAAGGAACGGGGACTTTTGCCAAAAGCAATTTCCCCTTTGCATGCCGCAATAGCGAGCATTTCCTCCGAAATATCTATACCCGTTATCCGGTAACCGGATGAAGCAAGGGGAATCGTTATATTTCCCGTCCCACACCCTAAATCGACGATATGGCAGGGATGAATACAGTAATGGTTCCAGGCCTCTTGGGCAAGGCTCACCCATTCAGCATAGGGCATATCATCCATCAGCCGGTCGTAGACAGCGGCCATTTTTCCGTAAGCCATGCTATTTCTCATCCGGGGAACCCTTCAGATAAGTCCAATTTTCCTTTTGATAAACGTGACCTACGTTCATCAGCTTACCGAGTGCCCTTTTAAAAGCGGACTTGCTCATTTGAAAACGGCTGCTTATGATATCTGCAGGAGTCTGGTCCGAATAGGGCATGGCTCCATTAGGGCGTTCTTTCAGGTAGGATAGCAAAATTTCGGCATCGGTTTCGCGTCCTTTTTCCTTGGGTTCTCTCATGGAAAGGTTTACACGGCCGTCCTCCTCCCGGACAAAGGTAACCCGGAGTTCAACTTCTTCCCCCATTCTTAGCTGATGAATCCGTTCCTGGGAAGGAAGGAATCCAATGACCCCAAATCCGACTACCCCGCCATCACAAACTACAAAAGTACCCATTTTCAGCGGCTTATACACGCGGGCCTGAACGCGGGTATTCTTCCATGAAGCCGGAGCCCTGAAACAGAGGGGAGCAAGATCTTTTTCCGTTGCCGCTTTGGCAATCAAACGTCCCTGTTTGTCCAGATCCATTTTAACAAAAACCTTATCCCCTACATGGGGTCTCAACTCCGGGGCATCCGGCATTTCCCGTACCGGGAGCAGCAGATTGCGTCCCAGTCCCATCTCCAAAAAAGCCCCGAATCTCGGGTGACGATCCACCACTTCCAGAAGGCCTACTTCTCCAAGGAGGATATCCGGACGCTTCATTGTAGCAGACAGGCGGTTTTCCGTATCGTGGTATAAAAACACTTCCACCTGATCCCCAACCTTGATTTCTCCGGTAATTTCACTGTAATGCAGCAGAACATCCTGATTGCCATTGGTCAGGAAATATCCATAAGGAGATACTTCCCTTGCTATTTCCAAAGAAATGATCATTCCTGCATGCAAATTCATACCCGCTCCACTACTTTCGCATCGGACCAAAGGCGTTCAATGTTGTAATACTCCCTCTCGTCCCTATGGAAT
This Paenibacillus larvae subsp. larvae DNA region includes the following protein-coding sequences:
- a CDS encoding deoxycytidylate deaminase; this translates as MTERKDWDTYFMDIAYMASTRSQCSRRHVGAVLVKGKKLLGTAYNGAPMGVPDCSEAGCMLVEEYELKVVDGKEEMIRKQRCIRTIHAEQNLLLFTDREDREGATVYVTDQPCWTCANMLANSGATEIVYHRPYPKDMKKVTELMQSRGMVFRQLDGYTPRLVP
- a CDS encoding homocysteine synthase, with amino-acid sequence MTEERKFALETLAVHAGQDLDSSTLSRAVPLYQTTSYGFRDTDHAADLFGLKEFGNIYTRIMNPTTDVFEKRVAALEGAPAALATASGQAAITYAILNIAGSGDEIVSSSSLYGGTYNLFSNTLAKLGIRVRFVDVSKPDNFREAITNKTKAIFAEVIGNPQGKVLDIEKVAAIAHEHGIPLIVDNTFPSPYLLRPIEHGADIVVHSATKFIGGHGTSIGGIIVDGGKFDWKASGKFPGLTEPDPSYDGLVYTEAVGPIAYITKARVQLLRDMGATISPFNSFLLLQGLETLHLRMERHSRNALQVAQFLEGHEAVEWVSYAGLESHESYNLAQKYLPKGQGAILTFEIKGGVEAGKKLIHSVKLFSHLANVGDSKSLIIHPASTTHLQLNAEEQLSAGVTPGMIRLSIGTEFIDDILFDLKQAIEASQA
- a CDS encoding ComEA family DNA-binding protein codes for the protein MVYELKVKLDKKWLAAGIGFMIMISLAWLFWKTSSGTAGHQLMSLNKEMEGRLQRQKQPETQGNTASASPVQQESKTPSPDLASPAGQIAETSPVSTIDPVPAKEESNKAGKKTVNINTATEQQLIELPGIGKSKAKAILAYRQQKGTFRSIRELLEVKGIGEKMLAKLIPYMRLNN
- the comER gene encoding late competence protein ComER produces the protein MRTGFIGTGSMGSILVEAFVRSKALNPDQIILANRTISKASSLANSYPGLKVSPSNKELVKQSDVIFICVKPLEYKQVVDEIQQGLHPSQTVVSITSAVLLKHLENLLTCKIIKMIPSITNYTLSGSVLCMYGQRVLPEDKEQFENLISQIGSPVCVEEEYTRVSSDLASCGPAFLAFFLQKWIDAAVEMTGIPPEHATILANEMTLGTGMLLTSGGFTPFELQKRVSVPGGITAKALHMMESELGNIFHQLVRITHDKYEEDLAKVEYLFKEKQ
- the leuS gene encoding leucine--tRNA ligase; protein product: MAHSKEQNGYNPNVIEPKWQAYWEENKTFRTEEQSGKPKFYALDMFPYPSGAGLHVGHPEGYTATDILSRYKRMRGYNVLHPMGWDAFGLPAEQHALDTGEHPRDITVKNINTFRRQIKSLGFSYDWDREISTTDPNYYKWTQWIFIQLYKKGLAYVDEIPVNWCEALGTVLANEEVIDGKSERGGHPVIRKPMRQWVLKITEYAERLLDDLEELDWPESLKDMQRNWIGKSKGAEVTFDIEGHDRKITVFTTRPDTLFGATYCVLAPEHELIKVITTRDQQKAVRDYQEKAARKSDLERTDLAKDKTGVFTGAYAINPVNGAKLPIWIADYVLSSYGTGAIMAVPAHDQRDWEFAKQYDLPIIEVLEGGDVEKEAFDGDGLHINSGFLDSLNKEEGIARMIEWLEKEGKGREKVTYRLRDWLFSRQRYWGEPIPILHLEDGTIKTVPEDQLPLLLPDVDHIKPSGTGESPLANVTDWVNMVDPETGMKARRETNTMPQWAGSCWYYLRYIDPHNDKELCSFEKQMEWLPVDLYIGGVEHAVLHLLYARFWHKVLYDLGIVTTKEPFHKLVNQGMILGENMEKMSKSRGNVVNPDVIVDEYGADTLRLYEMFMGPLEVTKPWNTNGVEGAHRFLNRIWRLFINDSGELSGKISKTEKNGSDSFKRVWHKTVKKVTEDMEALRFNTAISQLMIFVNEAYKTDVLPYEAMKDFVQMLSPIAPHIAEELWEKLGGESTVSYEPWPSYEEAWTVENEVEIVVQVNGKIVERIKIAQNTDKAEMESIAKGLDKVKQACEGKTIRKVIAVPGKLVNIVAN
- a CDS encoding class I SAM-dependent DNA methyltransferase, whose translation is MAYGKMAAVYDRLMDDMPYAEWVSLAQEAWNHYCIHPCHIVDLGCGTGNITIPLASSGYRITGIDISEEMLAIAACKGEIAFGKSPRSLLTWSRQDMRKWTLPDQVDSVISFCDCFSYLLKEEELLETFRRCFEGLQSGGALLFDVHTIRQFEDYMEEQPFMLDDEDVSYIWSSEYDGAKGLITHNLSLFVRKEGARGEQQKEHGALPLYVKITETHRQRAYRTDWILQALRQTGFVNLLLGGDFEWGSYSEETRRLFVAAQKP
- a CDS encoding CvfB family protein, which codes for MNLHAGMIISLEIAREVSPYGYFLTNGNQDVLLHYSEITGEIKVGDQVEVFLYHDTENRLSATMKRPDILLGEVGLLEVVDRHPRFGAFLEMGLGRNLLLPVREMPDAPELRPHVGDKVFVKMDLDKQGRLIAKAATEKDLAPLCFRAPASWKNTRVQARVYKPLKMGTFVVCDGGVVGFGVIGFLPSQERIHQLRMGEEVELRVTFVREEDGRVNLSMREPKEKGRETDAEILLSYLKERPNGAMPYSDQTPADIISSRFQMSKSAFKRALGKLMNVGHVYQKENWTYLKGSPDEK